Genomic segment of Psychrobacter sanguinis:
GAGCGTGCTGAAGACATGTTCTATATCAGTGATATTGGGGATGCTATGCTCAGTGATACCAAATTAGAGCGATTAAAAAATACTTTGATAGAAGTGCTTACCCCGAATAATTAGTTAAACTCAAGGTAACTGAATTATTAGATGCTGGGATATTGCCAGTATCTGAACTGGGGTCTCGACTTAGTTTTCTTTATGTTTAATTATGGCTAACTAAATAGCTGAATGATTAAATGACTGTGGTATTTGAGACCCTTAGCATTACCTAACCCTTTAAATGAAAAATTAAAAATGTTCAGAGAAGAACGTTAATAAATAGGCTGCCCATGAACCCACAATTAGATCTGCTGCACCCCTATCCCTTTGCTAAGATGGCCACTCTTTTGGCCGACTCAGTTCCTGCCAGTGATTATGAAACCATTAAACTAGGGATTGGTGAGCCCAAACACGAGCCTCCGGCTTTCGTGCTTAAAGTACTGGCTGAAAACTTAAATAAAGTTCAAAATTATCCCAGTACCAATGGTCTTCCTGAATTGCGACAAGCGATTGCACAATGGTTAAAGCAGCGCTTCAGACTGACAGCAATCGATACTGACTCACAGATTATTCCGGTTATGGGCACTCGTGAAGCTTTATTTAGCTTTGTACAAGCGGCTATCGACGGCTCCAAAGTTGCGGACAGTCATGAAAAGCCGTTGGTAGTGATGCCCAATCCTTTTTATCAAATCTATGAAGGCGCTACCTTGTTGGCTGGCGCAGAACCTTATTTTGTTGATTGTCACGCTGACAATGAATTTAAGGGAGATTACCGCTCTGTGCCAAGTGAAATATGGCAACGTACTCAGGTGGTCTTCGTCTGTAGCCCGAATAATCCTACTGGCGCTGTATTTAGCGAGGCAGACTGGCAAGCATTAATTGAGCTGTCTGATCAACATGACTTTATTATTGCCAGTGATGAGTGCTATAGCGAACTCTATTTTGATAAAGCACCTGTAGGCCTACTTGAAGTCTGTGCCAATATGGGTCGTAATGACTATAAAAACTGTATCGTGTTTCATTCGTTGTCTAAACGCTCAAACTTACCGGGTTTACGTTCAGGCTTTGTCGCTGGCGATGCCAGCCTACTCAAACCCTATCTTCAATACCGTACCTATCAAGGATGTGCTTTACCGATACACCATCAGTTGGCCTCTATCGCGGCTTGGCAAGATGAGACGCATGTTGCAGAAAACCGTAACCTCTATGCCCAGAAATTTGATTTATGGATAACTGAGCTTGGCGATACTCTAAAACTGACTAAGCCTGATGCAGGTTTTTACTTTTGGGTACCAGTTCCAGAGCAATTTAAAGACGCACAAGGTCAACCAGATGACGAGGCCTTTGTTAAAGCGTTGTTTGAAAAGGTTAATATTAACGCCTTAGCCGGCCGTTATTTATCCCGTGAGGTCAATGGTGTTAATCCAGGTAAAGGTTTTGTAAGACTTGCGCTAGTGGCCAGTGTTGAGGAAAGCCGAGAAGCCATTACTCGTATTAAAACCTTGCTTACTTAAGGGTTTTATCATGTTATGCTAATGACCCATAAACGCTGTTTTCGATAAGTATTGTTTTCAATAAGCTGTTTTTCCATTAATAGAGGCTTTTATCAATACCTGCTTTTACTGATAATGACAGTTAATAACCATTCAACTGTCTTTAATTTGCATCCTTTTGTCTGTGACTAAGCCAAGCTAATAAACTGGGTTAAATCAGTGGTGAGACATGAGGTAAGTAATTTAGAAGCATTCGAATTTAGAGGACAAAAACGGAATAATCCTAGTTGCAACACCCGTTATGGTAGGTTGTAATATCAGTAGCAGTGCATACCAATAACCAAGGAGTGGTTCATGACAAGGCTAGATTTTACACAGCCGCCTTTTGACGCTTTAAATTCCAGTGAGCGTGAAAGTCTTAAAAAACAGACCCAAATTCGTTATTTGGCCAAGAATGAAGCCTTGCCTGTGGCTGATCATGATTACTTTTATGTGGTATTAAAAGGCCGTATTCAGCAGAGCCTAGCCGGAGATGAGCTGCATGATTATGCAGCCACTAACTTTAGCAATGATTGGTTTGATGCCCGCAAAAAGCCGACAAATGACTCCCTTTCATCACTGCCTATAACTGCCGCTGTATCTGAAGATGACTTAGACAACCACAACAATGGTGATAGTCACCTTCCCCATAATTCAACCCGTGACTACCACTATCAAGCCTTAGAAGATAGCCTATTACTTCAAGTAAACTCCGCCGCCATAGATAAACTGTCGGCACAAAACCCTCATATTCACAAACTGCTAAAAGGTGAATTAGCAGAGCGTATGCAGGCGTATAATCAGCGAAGCGGTAGCAGTCATTCATCTGCATTGTCTTACTCTTTGGCCGGTGCCACAGCAGGTAATCAAGCTGAATCACAACAATTAATGCTACAACCGGTCACTGCCATCCGTATGCTACAAGTGCATACCATTTCAGAGACAGCCACCTTGTTCGAGGCAGCTCGTACCATGACCCAAGCTGGCTTAAAACATGTATTGGTAAAACGCACACCCACTATTGAACGTCACCCCACACGCTCGCATCAAAGTAATCTTGGTATATTAACCGACGCAGATATTTGTCGAGCGGTGAGTGAACAGGTGGACATGAGTACGATGCTGTGTCGCGATTATGCCAAATTTAAACTGTATACTGTCTCTTATCAGCAAGACATTAGTGAAGCCTTATTGACCATGATTCGTCATCGAGTGCACCGACTGCCCGTTTTAGATGACAATGAAGAGGTAATAGGCGTCCTCGCTCAAAGTGACTTACTGGCCTTTTTGAGTCATCACTCCCAGATCATTACTCTTCAGATAGAAAACGCTGATAGTATTGACGCTTTGAAACTACCGGTGGAACAGATTGGCCAATATATTCGTGGACAACATAATAATGGTATAAAAATTGGGGTTATTAGTCGCATTGTACAGGCACTAAATGCTCACGTCTTTAGCAAGTTATGGCGTCTCATCGTCCCCGATATGGTCTATGAAAATACCTGCATTATTGTTATGGGCTCCGAAGGGCGGGGCGAGCAAATTATGCGGACCGATCAGGACAATGCGCTTATTATCCGTAATGGCTTTAGTGACCCGAAGCTTGCTGACTATGCAGCAGCCTTTAATCATGCTTTGGCAGACATGGGCTACCCTTTGTGTGACGGTAATATTATGATGACCAACCCACTTTGGCGGCAACCTTTGAATCGCTTTAAATCTGAGGTGTCTACTTGGTTTAGTCAAAAACAGCCCGAACATGCCATTTGGCTTTCCTCACTGCTTGATGCCTCCTATGTTTGCGGCGATGAACGCTTATTGGAAGCGTTACGTAAACATCTTCAAATCGCACACCGTAGCGCTGACCCTATGTTTGTCCGAAGTTTCGCAAAAGCGGCTTTACAATTTGGTGAAGTTAACCAATGGTGGAAAAAGTTCGCCCCTTTAATTGGAAAGCCTCTCCCCCAAGATATTGATTTGAAAAAGGCCGGTATTTTTCCCTTAGTGCATGGGATACGATCACTCGCCTTAGAGAACGATATCTTTGATGTCACCAGTAGCAAAGCTCGATTGCAGCAGTTAGTCCATGCAGGAGTTATGACCCATAATCGTGCGGAAACTTTAAATGAAGCCCTAGAATTTTTTATGGCACGGCGTTTAGACATTGCACTTGCTACTGATGACAAGTTGGCTCGGCAGGTCGATCCCTCGACATTATCTGCTTTGGAAAGGGACCTATTAAAAGAGTGCTTAAATGTGGTTAAAAGCTTTAAAAATGAACTGCGTCAACGCTATCAATTGGAGATAGCTTAATTAGGAGATCGATTATGACCCTAGCGCATCATATAAAGTCCGCTTGGTACCTAAGACAGCTCACTCGCCCCGAGCTAAAAGGTATGTTTGAGCCTTCCCCATCTGATAAGTGGGTAGCCATCGACTGTGAAATGACAGGGTTGAATCCTAAGAAAGACCATTTATTATCCATTGCCGCCATCCACATTAACGGCTCAAACATACAAAGTGGTCAAGGCCTCCATCTTATTTGTCGACCTCCAGTAATGCCTACCAAAGAGACCATTATTATTCATGGTCTACGACCCATAGATGTGGAAAATGGCTTAAGCTACGAGCAAATGCTAGAGCGTTTACTGCCTTTTATTGATAATCGACCTATCGTGGGTTATTGTCCTCAATTAGACATGGGATTTTTAAACAAAATCAGTAAGTCCTACATGGGCACTGCCCTACCCAATCCTATTATCGACATACGCGACCTTTACAATCGATATAGTGGCAATCGCACCCAAGGCATCTCCCATCAAGCCCAACAACTAAGCTCTATTGCGACCCAATTGCAGCTGCCCGAATTAGCCGCTCATGATGCTTATAATGATGCGCTAATGACGGCTATGGTATTTCTCCATCTTAGATAGCTCTTAGCTAATTTTTAGACAATTACAGATGGAGTATAAGTAGATTAATACAACCCTTAGACGACAATTGTTGTTATCGCTAGTGTCTATTAACCGACCCAGCGGTTATAATACCAGGCTTAATCTCACTCTCCTGTTTCAACTCAACCGATACTTGTAAGCTTATGCCTCTGTCAAAACTAAAATACGATTCTTTATTGCCTTACTCATCAAACCGACCTCATGAACAGCGAGGCTCAAAAACTTTTAGTAAACTGGCAACCGCTCTAAGTTTATGCATTGGTCTATCATCATGGTCTCAAGCTCAGCTTCCCCCTACTGTGGAAGCTGCGTTGAACCGCGCTAAAATTAGTACCGATGACATTAGCCTGGTAATCGTACCTGTGAATCCAGCCCCAGGTGCTGACGGAAAGCCCGCGAGTAATAAGAGTAGATTACCGGAAATCATTAAACCTGAAGTGGCAAAGGTTATGGAGGCTGAGCTACCATCGAAGCCTGATCCTGACGCTTTGCCTCCAGAGACTGAAGAATTAATTTTAGCCCCAACATCTTTAGCCACTCAAACTTCTAGTCAAAACTCCAACCAAGCTTCGAAACCATCGACCAACCAAACTCAGCATACTGCTACGACTACCAATGCTTCGACCGCCACCAAGACTGTCGTATCCCCTTATGCATTGTCTCCCACAACTGACACGACTGTTTCTTCTCCCAGTTCGACTGCCACTGATAGTCATACTGTAGAATTTCCCATTAGACATTTGGCCGACTTGCCTCGCAGACCTGCCAGCACTATGAAGCTTATCCCAACATTTGTGGCTTTAGACTTATTGGGCCCTGACTTTGTGTGGTTCACTCAGGTTTATCATACGGGGTTTGTCTCTGCCAATACCTTGTATGGTGATTTAATTATCAAAGGCAGTGGAGATCCTAAGTTAACCACGCAACGTCTAAATAAGCTGTTGGAGCAAGTACAAAAAGCCGGCATCCAGCATATCAAGGGCGATATAGTTTTAGACAGCTCTGTGTTTCAAGCCGTGACTAAAGACCCTGCTGCTTTTGATAACGATCCTTTAAGACCTTATAATGCCAGTCCCGACGGCTTATTGATTAATTTCAGCTCTGTGGAGATTACGGCCGTTCCTTTATTAAATGACAGCAATAAAGGCCTGTCAAAACTATACTATAAACCAAGGTTGGCAGATTACGACCTACCTAACACTTTGGCCACGACCACTGCGGGTAAATGCGCATCTGCGCGCTCAAGCTTAGCTCCGGTTTGGCAGAAGTCAGGGCTTAAGTTTAATAGACTGCTGCCAGAAAGTTGCGGTGCACACACTTTTTATATTGCCTATCCCGACGCTAAAGATTTCGCCAAACGGGTGGTTAAAAATCAATGGTTAAACCTTGGCAACACCTTATCAGGTAATATTAAATTCTTGGGGCTGGGCAATACAGTGTCAGGAGATATGATTAATACCGAAAGTCCTATTAAGACCGTTTATGGCAGCTACCTTGATATGAGTGCTAGTGGCGATAAACAAGACCTTATGGCCAATCTTTCGGCGATCTTACCATCTTCTCCGCTGCCTTTTGTTAGTTACCCCTCATTACCTCTTTCACAGCAGATTTATGATATTAATCACTATTCTAATAATGTAATGACTGAGCAAGTGACTTTAACATTGCCTTTATATACCAAAACCAATCCAAAAGAAACAAATTCCGATGGTTCACCTTTACCAAAGGTGACTAGATCTAAAGTCAATACTCAGTCTGACTATCTAAAAGCCTTGGCAACGATTAACAACTGGTGGCAGCAACATCTAACCACCATGCCTCCCGCGATGAGCAATGGATCGGGATTGTGCCGAGATTGCAGTGTGACTGCTGAGAACTTGGCCGAATTGCTTGGCTTCGCTTATAACCATCCTGATTTTAATACCTATGTTAATTCATTAGGTATTGCAGGCATTAGTGGTACCATTACGGAACATGGAGAGCGTCTGCCAAACTCTGCTGCCATAGGACGTGCATGGATAAAAACCGGCACTCTAAATGATGTAACATCGATGGCTGGTTACGTACATGGCCTGTCGGGACAAGATTATGTGGTGGTTGGCATAATCAATGGCTCAAGCAATAGTAGTCAACCTCTTAATACTTATGAAGCCCGCTATGTACTGGACACCATGTTAGACTGGACCGCAAAGCAGTAATTATTTCGGCTTTTAGCCCTATGCAAGGTCATGATTTATGGATATGTTATTTTTCGACAGTACGCAAACCCTGATACGAATGGTCGTATCAGCCGTCGTGGTTTACCTTTGTATTGTGCTATTTCACAAGGTATCAGGTAAGCGTTCAACTTCTCAGTTAAATAATTTTGACTGGGTAGTGACAGTAATGATTGGCTCTATTGGCGCCAGTACTATCATCTTAAAAAACGTGCCCATTATTGAGGGCATGGCTTCGGTAGTTACTTTACTTATTTTGCAATATTTAGTCACCACATACGCGTCGATATCAGCAGAATTCGCCAACGTTATCCTGTCTGAGCCTCGTGTGGTTTTTTATCAAGGGCAGTTTTTGCCGGAGGCAATGCGTAAAGAACGCTTAACCCGTCAAGAGATTGAATGTGCCATGCGCAGTGAAGGTATTCACGATTTTGAGGAGGTTGCTGCGGTAATCTTTGAAAGCGATGCTAAATTAACGGTAGTACCAAAACGTGAGTCTAATGATAGATTTGATGAACAAGGCAATATAAAGCCTTCAGATACCTTAAAGCCGCTACTGTAAAACTATTAATATAAGTCACTCATTTAAATGCTAAAACTAAAAAAGGTTAGGGAGCTTAGCCCCCTAACCTTTTTTAATACAGTGCATCTTTTAATATCGTAAGCTCTAACAATCCGATTTCTAGAACTGTAATTTTTAGTTTTTTAGTATAGGCGTTCAACCACCTTTACTTGATTTAAAAAACCAACAAATCATGCAAACTATCTTCTAAAAATTATTTAACGCGAGTCCAAGTCTGACTACGTTTTAGAGGCGTGTGCTTGATATTACCTGTTAACTTCAAAGTTTGACCATTATCAGACAAGGTGACTTTACCACCATAAACCTTGCCATTTTCAGGGTCAACCAGATCGCCCCCTGACCACTTGTTATTACCATCTGCTTTAAGACCAGTTAAAATAGGTAAACCAACAATTGGTCTATTTTTTAATGATCCTGAACATTTTGAGCACACTTCTTTAGCTTTTGACGCATCATTAATTTTGATAATCGTTCCTGTCACCACGCCGTTTGACTCAGTCATTTTGATAATGGCTTTCTTTTCACCAGTTTTATCATCTACTGATTGCCATTGGGTACCGTTTAGTGAAGCTGCCATAGCGACTGTTGACATTAGACCAGTTAAAGTGGCGGTAGCAAGTAAAGTAGTAAAACGTTTCATATCGACTCCAATCGAAAAATAAATAAATCCATTTAAGGTATTCAATGTAATTTTACGTATGCCATGATAAAGAAATAAATAAGAAGTTAGCGAGAATAAATTGCCATTCAAGCCATCATCAAATCATTATCAATCAAATCGTTATAAATATTGTTAAATGCTATTTTATTTAACATTTTATTCAAAACAATTATCATTTAACTTAACATGAGCAAATTTATCATACAATTTAAAAATACCTTTGTCGACACTCTACGATACGAAAAAACTTAAAACAGTATTTAAACATCAAACTTATTCAAAACGGTAACAATTGAGCATTATTATTACTTAACTGTATTTAATACTGATTTTAGGAGTTCATTGTAAAATTACACGCTGCTCACAGGTTATTATACCCGTAGCTTTGCTTAACTAATAAAGCATCTTCTACTCAACTGCTACTAGAAAAACTTATGATAACAACTTTTAACAACCATAAAGTTAGAAAAATATCCCGAATGCCTCATATTTTGAAAACGGCTTCACTATTAATATTAGGCTTAAGTATGAGCCTTATTTTATCAAGCTGTGTGAGTAATACCGGCTTTGTTATTGATAACCAAAGCTATCAGTCACAAGGCAAAAGCCAACGCATTCAATCTATTATATTGCACTATACGGCTGAAGATGAGGCAGAATCTATTCGAATATTGACCAAAGAAAATGTCAGTGCCCACTATCTTATCCCCCTAACAGAAAATAATACCATTTATCATTTGGTCCCCGATAATGAACGAGCATGGCATGCAGGTGCAGGCGAATTCGCCGGTAGACAGGTATTAAATGACACTTCCATTGGGATTGAGATTGTCAATGAAGGTATAAAACAGCAATACCGGAAATCTGCCAATAAAGACAATGATGGCTATCATCCTCCTGAACATTTTGTGGCATTTAGTGACACCCAAATCAAAAAGCTGGCGCACTTGATTCAACAGTTGGTCCAAAAATATGAAATTAAACCCACGCAGATTATCGGTCATTCTGACATGGCCCCTTCACGTAAGATTGACCCTGGGGCAAAATTCCCTTGGGAGCGGTTATACAAAGAGTACGGTATTGGGGCTTGGTATGATGAGGCAGATAAACAACGGTTTATGACGGATGGCTCTTTTAAAACAGCGACTACGCTACAAATTAAACAGCTGTTCAGAGACTATGGATATGCAATCAATGAGAGTGATGACTGGGACAAGCCCAGCCGTAATGTGATTTATGCCTTCCAACTACACTTTAGACCTCAAAACCTGACAGGAAAAATGGACTTAGAGACCTATGCCATTTTGAGGGCTTTGCATAATAAGTATGTAGAAAATGTTGACTGATCTCAGGAAGTGACATCAACCCATTAGTTTATAACTACTTACCATTAGGGGCTTTAGAAGCAGCTTGGTAAATGGGAGTGACCTCAGGTAATAATGCTTTTATTTTATTAATACGTTGTTGCGAGTTTGGATGAGTAGACATTAATGTCACTACTGCATTACTACGGCCCTTAACGGCTTCCATTTTTTCCCAAACTGAAACTGCCGCTGCCGGATCATAACCTGCTTGCGCCATCAGACGTACACCTCCAGCATCAGCTGATGACTCTTGACTACGAGAGAATGGCTTATCGATACCTAAGTCACTAAGTATACCAATAGAATCCGCACTCAGGCCCGTTTTAGCTTGTATCGCTGTACCACCTAATTGAAGAGCCAAACCGGTTAGGATCTTTTGCCCTGCATCCTTTTTACTGTGCTCCTCTAAAGCATGCGTCATCTCGTGTCCAATAATAGCAGCAACTTCAGCATCTGTAAGTTTTAACTTCTCTACAATACCAGTATACACGACCATTTTTCCTCCTGGCATTGCCCACGCATTTAGCTCAGGAGAGCGAATAACCGTCATTTGCCAATCAAAGGGAATACCCGTTGCATTAGCCTTATCCGCGTAAGGC
This window contains:
- the dapC gene encoding succinyldiaminopimelate transaminase, which produces MNPQLDLLHPYPFAKMATLLADSVPASDYETIKLGIGEPKHEPPAFVLKVLAENLNKVQNYPSTNGLPELRQAIAQWLKQRFRLTAIDTDSQIIPVMGTREALFSFVQAAIDGSKVADSHEKPLVVMPNPFYQIYEGATLLAGAEPYFVDCHADNEFKGDYRSVPSEIWQRTQVVFVCSPNNPTGAVFSEADWQALIELSDQHDFIIASDECYSELYFDKAPVGLLEVCANMGRNDYKNCIVFHSLSKRSNLPGLRSGFVAGDASLLKPYLQYRTYQGCALPIHHQLASIAAWQDETHVAENRNLYAQKFDLWITELGDTLKLTKPDAGFYFWVPVPEQFKDAQGQPDDEAFVKALFEKVNINALAGRYLSREVNGVNPGKGFVRLALVASVEESREAITRIKTLLT
- a CDS encoding DUF294 nucleotidyltransferase-like domain-containing protein, which codes for MTRLDFTQPPFDALNSSERESLKKQTQIRYLAKNEALPVADHDYFYVVLKGRIQQSLAGDELHDYAATNFSNDWFDARKKPTNDSLSSLPITAAVSEDDLDNHNNGDSHLPHNSTRDYHYQALEDSLLLQVNSAAIDKLSAQNPHIHKLLKGELAERMQAYNQRSGSSHSSALSYSLAGATAGNQAESQQLMLQPVTAIRMLQVHTISETATLFEAARTMTQAGLKHVLVKRTPTIERHPTRSHQSNLGILTDADICRAVSEQVDMSTMLCRDYAKFKLYTVSYQQDISEALLTMIRHRVHRLPVLDDNEEVIGVLAQSDLLAFLSHHSQIITLQIENADSIDALKLPVEQIGQYIRGQHNNGIKIGVISRIVQALNAHVFSKLWRLIVPDMVYENTCIIVMGSEGRGEQIMRTDQDNALIIRNGFSDPKLADYAAAFNHALADMGYPLCDGNIMMTNPLWRQPLNRFKSEVSTWFSQKQPEHAIWLSSLLDASYVCGDERLLEALRKHLQIAHRSADPMFVRSFAKAALQFGEVNQWWKKFAPLIGKPLPQDIDLKKAGIFPLVHGIRSLALENDIFDVTSSKARLQQLVHAGVMTHNRAETLNEALEFFMARRLDIALATDDKLARQVDPSTLSALERDLLKECLNVVKSFKNELRQRYQLEIA
- a CDS encoding 3'-5' exonuclease; protein product: MTLAHHIKSAWYLRQLTRPELKGMFEPSPSDKWVAIDCEMTGLNPKKDHLLSIAAIHINGSNIQSGQGLHLICRPPVMPTKETIIIHGLRPIDVENGLSYEQMLERLLPFIDNRPIVGYCPQLDMGFLNKISKSYMGTALPNPIIDIRDLYNRYSGNRTQGISHQAQQLSSIATQLQLPELAAHDAYNDALMTAMVFLHLR
- a CDS encoding D-alanyl-D-alanine carboxypeptidase/D-alanyl-D-alanine-endopeptidase; its protein translation is MPLSKLKYDSLLPYSSNRPHEQRGSKTFSKLATALSLCIGLSSWSQAQLPPTVEAALNRAKISTDDISLVIVPVNPAPGADGKPASNKSRLPEIIKPEVAKVMEAELPSKPDPDALPPETEELILAPTSLATQTSSQNSNQASKPSTNQTQHTATTTNASTATKTVVSPYALSPTTDTTVSSPSSTATDSHTVEFPIRHLADLPRRPASTMKLIPTFVALDLLGPDFVWFTQVYHTGFVSANTLYGDLIIKGSGDPKLTTQRLNKLLEQVQKAGIQHIKGDIVLDSSVFQAVTKDPAAFDNDPLRPYNASPDGLLINFSSVEITAVPLLNDSNKGLSKLYYKPRLADYDLPNTLATTTAGKCASARSSLAPVWQKSGLKFNRLLPESCGAHTFYIAYPDAKDFAKRVVKNQWLNLGNTLSGNIKFLGLGNTVSGDMINTESPIKTVYGSYLDMSASGDKQDLMANLSAILPSSPLPFVSYPSLPLSQQIYDINHYSNNVMTEQVTLTLPLYTKTNPKETNSDGSPLPKVTRSKVNTQSDYLKALATINNWWQQHLTTMPPAMSNGSGLCRDCSVTAENLAELLGFAYNHPDFNTYVNSLGIAGISGTITEHGERLPNSAAIGRAWIKTGTLNDVTSMAGYVHGLSGQDYVVVGIINGSSNSSQPLNTYEARYVLDTMLDWTAKQ
- a CDS encoding DUF421 domain-containing protein; its protein translation is MDMLFFDSTQTLIRMVVSAVVVYLCIVLFHKVSGKRSTSQLNNFDWVVTVMIGSIGASTIILKNVPIIEGMASVVTLLILQYLVTTYASISAEFANVILSEPRVVFYQGQFLPEAMRKERLTRQEIECAMRSEGIHDFEEVAAVIFESDAKLTVVPKRESNDRFDEQGNIKPSDTLKPLL
- a CDS encoding DUF2147 domain-containing protein yields the protein MKRFTTLLATATLTGLMSTVAMAASLNGTQWQSVDDKTGEKKAIIKMTESNGVVTGTIIKINDASKAKEVCSKCSGSLKNRPIVGLPILTGLKADGNNKWSGGDLVDPENGKVYGGKVTLSDNGQTLKLTGNIKHTPLKRSQTWTRVK
- a CDS encoding N-acetylmuramoyl-L-alanine amidase gives rise to the protein MSLILSSCVSNTGFVIDNQSYQSQGKSQRIQSIILHYTAEDEAESIRILTKENVSAHYLIPLTENNTIYHLVPDNERAWHAGAGEFAGRQVLNDTSIGIEIVNEGIKQQYRKSANKDNDGYHPPEHFVAFSDTQIKKLAHLIQQLVQKYEIKPTQIIGHSDMAPSRKIDPGAKFPWERLYKEYGIGAWYDEADKQRFMTDGSFKTATTLQIKQLFRDYGYAINESDDWDKPSRNVIYAFQLHFRPQNLTGKMDLETYAILRALHNKYVENVD
- a CDS encoding M48 family metallopeptidase translates to MGAFGKLKISILAVTMTTLVGCSTVADVAGYNTAALNNSAAKSYSQVISKASSQGTVDTTSNTAIRVNRIFNRLKPYADKANATGIPFDWQMTVIRSPELNAWAMPGGKMVVYTGIVEKLKLTDAEVAAIIGHEMTHALEEHSKKDAGQKILTGLALQLGGTAIQAKTGLSADSIGILSDLGIDKPFSRSQESSADAGGVRLMAQAGYDPAAAVSVWEKMEAVKGRSNAVVTLMSTHPNSQQRINKIKALLPEVTPIYQAASKAPNGK